A part of Bdellovibrionales bacterium genomic DNA contains:
- a CDS encoding HD-GYP domain-containing protein, with product MSWNDIPSWANDVANSILQTVKKKDPFTFYHCCRVGMASRKLAKAMGLNEFEQAVLEYSGLFHDIGKVGVPDNILLKAGRLTNDEIEIMKAHPIKSAEIIEPLSHIPFFRFLLPGIRYHHERMDGAGYPFNLVGERIPLPARVIAVVDSYDAMSNKRPYREALSHEKVIKELVDYSGSQFDANIVKIFIEALPYFQEEKEEENLVISHVLKAA from the coding sequence ATGTCTTGGAATGATATTCCGAGTTGGGCGAATGATGTTGCCAACTCAATTTTGCAGACAGTGAAGAAGAAAGATCCATTCACTTTTTATCATTGCTGTCGAGTGGGAATGGCCAGTCGCAAATTGGCAAAAGCAATGGGCTTGAATGAGTTTGAGCAAGCCGTGCTCGAATACTCTGGGTTATTTCACGATATTGGTAAAGTGGGAGTTCCTGATAATATTCTACTTAAGGCGGGTCGCCTCACAAACGATGAAATCGAAATCATGAAGGCCCATCCGATTAAGAGCGCAGAGATCATTGAGCCCCTTAGTCATATTCCATTTTTTAGATTTCTGTTGCCGGGAATTCGCTACCACCATGAAAGAATGGACGGAGCTGGATATCCGTTTAACCTCGTCGGCGAAAGAATTCCTCTTCCTGCTCGGGTGATTGCGGTGGTTGATAGCTACGATGCCATGTCAAATAAGAGGCCTTACCGAGAAGCTTTGTCGCATGAAAAGGTAATAAAAGAGTTGGTTGATTACAGCGGCAGTCAATTCGATGCCAATATCGTAAAGATTTTTATAGAAGCTCTTCCCTATTTTCAGGAGGAAAAGGAAGAAGAGAATCTTGTTATATCTCACGTTTTAAAGGCCGCCTGA